The following are encoded in a window of Phytoactinopolyspora mesophila genomic DNA:
- a CDS encoding FAD-binding oxidoreductase yields MGNTLSERLFTDHSEASIGIIRRLLSSRAVASLTSPHSIDHYLEQLHPMLAVRNVRARVVEVVRESDQASTVLLRPNGAWRGFKPGQHVQFGVEVDGTRKIRCFSVSSSRARQDGLFSVSVKAHPDGYVSQFLHHELRPKTLVYLSQAEGDFVLPDPVPDPLLLISGGSGITPLMSMLRTLCDTGHRGNVTFLHYSRSRADEMFSDDLDQIAVDMPSVRVVRIYTREPVPDAELVGRFDAGHLEHIGIDPADAVSYVCGPSGLISTVSDLYEKLGATGQLRTEYFKVPAVDLDAADATGALTFENSAKVVDNSGETILEQAESAGLTPEFGCRMGVCNTCAIRKNHGAVRHVISGDVAANTDETIKICVNVPVGDVNVAL; encoded by the coding sequence GTGGGTAACACTCTTAGTGAACGACTGTTTACTGACCATTCGGAGGCGTCCATCGGCATCATCCGGCGTCTGCTCAGCTCGCGAGCTGTGGCGTCCCTGACGTCTCCCCATTCGATCGACCATTATCTCGAGCAGTTGCACCCGATGCTGGCCGTGCGAAACGTGCGGGCCAGGGTCGTTGAGGTGGTGCGCGAGAGCGACCAGGCGAGCACTGTGCTCCTGCGGCCCAACGGCGCCTGGCGAGGCTTCAAGCCTGGCCAGCATGTCCAGTTCGGGGTCGAAGTCGACGGAACGCGGAAGATCCGCTGCTTCTCGGTCTCCAGCTCGCGGGCACGCCAGGACGGACTGTTCTCCGTGTCGGTCAAGGCACATCCGGACGGATACGTTTCCCAGTTCCTCCACCACGAGTTGCGACCCAAGACTCTCGTCTACCTGTCGCAAGCCGAAGGTGACTTCGTGTTGCCGGATCCGGTGCCAGACCCGCTGTTGCTGATCAGCGGCGGCAGTGGGATCACCCCGCTGATGTCCATGCTGCGCACCCTGTGCGACACCGGCCACCGCGGGAACGTGACCTTCTTGCACTATTCCCGGTCCCGCGCTGACGAGATGTTCTCCGACGACCTCGATCAGATCGCGGTCGACATGCCCTCCGTGCGGGTGGTGCGCATCTACACGCGGGAGCCAGTGCCCGACGCCGAACTGGTGGGCCGTTTCGACGCCGGGCACCTGGAGCACATCGGGATCGATCCGGCCGACGCGGTCAGCTACGTGTGCGGACCGTCGGGCTTGATCTCCACGGTCAGCGACCTCTACGAGAAGCTCGGCGCAACCGGACAGCTGCGCACGGAGTATTTCAAGGTGCCGGCGGTCGACCTCGACGCAGCGGATGCCACGGGCGCCCTGACCTTCGAAAACAGCGCGAAGGTCGTGGACAATTCCGGCGAGACAATCCTGGAGCAGGCCGAGTCCGCCGGTTTGACCCCAGAGTTCGGCTGCCGCATGGGTGTCTGCAACACCTGCGCGATCCGGAAGAACCATGGTGCCGTCCGGCACGTCATCAGCGGAGATGTGGCCGCCAATACCGACGAGACCATCAAGATCTGTGTGAACGTGCCGGTCGGCGACGTGAACGTGGCTCTGTGA
- a CDS encoding TetR family transcriptional regulator, which yields MSEAVRAITRQEQKERTRESILASALELSRTLGFAQISIRQVTRHAGLVPAAFYRHFESMEQLGLTLVEQSFATLRRMIRDAQTDPYVLDNIIDESARVLVEAVRQNQAHFGFMSRERVGGSSVVRLAIRHELDLFVSELAVVLARLPNIQNWHSDDVHMVSRLFVRNMVAHAEELAELPPGSPELEERIRDEARREMRLIVIGFRDWRPQRARALPHTS from the coding sequence ATGTCCGAGGCCGTGCGCGCTATCACCCGGCAAGAGCAGAAGGAACGAACTCGCGAGTCGATTCTCGCATCGGCCCTCGAGCTGAGCCGGACGCTGGGTTTCGCGCAGATCAGCATCCGGCAGGTGACGCGCCACGCGGGTCTTGTGCCGGCCGCGTTCTACCGGCATTTCGAATCGATGGAACAGCTCGGCCTGACGCTGGTCGAGCAATCCTTCGCCACGCTGCGACGGATGATCCGGGACGCTCAAACTGACCCGTATGTCCTGGACAACATCATCGATGAGTCCGCACGTGTGCTGGTCGAAGCCGTCCGGCAGAACCAGGCGCACTTCGGGTTCATGTCGCGCGAACGCGTCGGGGGATCATCCGTGGTGCGCCTGGCCATCCGCCATGAGCTCGACCTGTTCGTCAGCGAGCTGGCGGTCGTGCTGGCACGGTTGCCCAACATTCAGAACTGGCACAGCGACGACGTGCACATGGTGTCGCGGCTCTTCGTCCGGAACATGGTCGCTCATGCTGAAGAGCTCGCCGAGCTTCCACCCGGTAGCCCCGAGCTGGAGGAACGGATCAGGGACGAGGCGCGCCGCGAAATGCGCCTGATCGTCATCGGGTTCCGCGACTGGCGACCACAGAGGGCGAGAGCCCTGCCTCATACCTCTTGA